aaataaattcccAAAATTTCAAGTTCACCACAAATTCAGACAAGTTTAAACCAACATTACTAAGAAGTAAGTTACATTCATCCACCCTAATGTCTAAAGATAAACTATTAGACGTCAATAACACTAGAACTTGGAGTTGGACTAGAACATGAACTTGATTCAAATTCTAATGTAAAAATAGAGAAGATTATtaacattttcaacataaaacataaaaccATCATAGAATACATGTTTATTACAtgtgaaattttgttcaaattactcAACATCATCCATAACTTTTGAAAGAGAAATAGGAACATTGCGGATTTGGCGGATTTGACGGATCTGATCCGATCCAAACCGGATCTGTTAGAATGAATATTTTTAGAGCCGTATCCGTTCGTACCATGTCTTGGTTTGGTGCGGATTGAGCGGTTCGGTTCATCCGTTGAACAGCCCTACTGATTACCTACAAATGCAATTTATCCACACCCATATTTCTTCATCGAGCCGAACTATTCATATGATAGGACTCGTTGAATAAAATGTCCATGTCAAACTCCATGTTGATCAAACTCTTTGAACCACTTTATCGAaatacttttattcaaaaatgTTGTTATCAAGCGTTAGATTCTGGTTGATCTCTTACCTTGCAAGAGGGATCAGTTCTAGTGTTCGAGTCTATGGTCCTATGGAGATTCTTCAAAATCTCCTTTGATTGTTAACACACTAGCTAATTCTCAGTTAACCCTccttgatgtatacaatattaccaaccaaaaaaaaatgcattataacaaaatttgatttgtaGTGGTAACCAAAAAATTTCACATTAGGCtcccgtttgtttgggcgtaattttttttcggtttttggttatgtaaaaaatgaagaaaacattttacatgtaaaatatttttcattaattggatgaaaatggcttactcttaaatcttccataagttattttccgaaatgaatcTGTTTCTCTCTACTGCAATTTTCACTACTTAGTTCCTTCGATCGTCAGTCTTGactcacgttcaattccaatattctcagatctctccgCCGATTAAGCAcaccctccccccccccccccccccccctattttctcaattttcgaaattattttaaagtgtcaaccaaacaccaaaaaataaaaatttgaagtttattttcagaaaaaatattttacattgaaacaaacagaGTCTAAATACTAAAAAGTTGCCACTAAAAGTGGTTCACTtatttactcaaaaaaatatcaagCCGGTTCCACCcacataatttttaatataatttttgtcaCTCCATCTCAACCACACAAATCAAGTgctgagattaaaaaatataacaatTATTTTAGGACCACAGCCAccttacacacccaaatacacacccacacacacaagtgtgtggaCTTCACACACACTGctagtgtgtgtgggtgtgtagtTGGGTGTGTAAAGTGGGTGTGTTTGTAGAATTACTCAAAATATAATGGGCCTTCATCGTCGAGCCGAACAGTTCATATGATTGGACTCGTCGAATAAAATGTCCTTGTCAAACTCCTTGTTGATCAAACTCTTTGAACCACTTTATCGAAATACATTTATTCAAAAATGTTGTTATCAAGCATTAGATTCTGGTTGATCTCTTACCTTGCAAGAGGGATCAGAGTTCGAGTCTACGGTCCAATGGAGATTCATCAAAATCTCATTTGATTGTTAACACGCTTGCTAATTCTCAGTTAACCCCCTGATGTATACTatattagttaaaaaaaaaaaaaaacacattataacaaaatttgatttgtaGTGGTAACCAAAAAATTTCACATTAGGCTCtatttgtttgggcgtaaatttttttcggtttttggttatgtaaaaaaggaagaaaacattttacatgtaaaatatttttcattaattagatgaaaatgacttactcttaaatcttctataaattattttccaaaatgaatccGTTGTCCTCTACTGCAATTTTCACTGCTCAGTTCCTTTGATcgtcactacaacaaattgtGTTTTTTGCGACCAACTTTTTGCGACTAACAAAATCTGGGTCCCTTTTGCTCTGGTTCTTGCGACTAAGAGCTTCCTTAGTCGCGAAAAGAAGAAAGTTGTTCCCACGAGCGACCCAATGTGTTGGTCGGTAAATGCGAGTCACCTATTCTTTGGCGCCAAACTTTACAGCTGGCGGGAAAACTTTTACCAACCGAACTCTAATTCATTTAACGACCAGAATGAATATTGTCACGTAAAAGAGTTGAATGAATAAGTATTGCGACCAGCATGTGACTATTTTGCGACCAAGAAGAAGATGGGTTACGTTATATCTCTGTATTAAATGTTTGAGTGACTAGGGTGCTCTAATCGCAAAATCTTTATTATTTAGTAACCAATTGTGAGTCACTAAATGCTATAGTAGAACTTTTTGAggcttaattatttttttgttttatgactTAGAGTGTGTTTCAGAATgcattttaagtacttattttttaagaagataattttgaactgaaaaataatatgtttatgcaaataatttttctaacatCATGGATCtggtttgataaatttcattgagattttttgagttctgcaaaaaaataaaaataaataaaatttcatttacattatttttaagtttaaaaatgtgaaataaatactattttttaagaaggttttccGGAACGAGGCCATTGGtctcaaaacatgattttgGCATGGTTGAGGGTAGCAAAGAGTTGTACAAATGAACAATTTCGATATGCACATTAGACTTGGAGGAAAGGAGcccaaaaaactcaaacaaaatGGTATGTTTGCACTATGGGGATGAAGATAATCCCTTTTCTGGCAAAAAAATTTGTCTGGATCCGTATGTTATATTTAATTGTTATGTTTGATGGTGGGAAAAAGATAGGTGAGGTCTATTAACGGTATTTATACTACAAGAAACTTGAGATTTTCCAGCGCTTTTTCTACCGGCGGCTTGAAAAAGCACTGCAGTAGGACGTCTACACCAGTGCTTTTTCTAGCCGTTGGTAGAATAAGGCTTTCCCAGCGGCCCCAAAAAAGCGCTGAAGTTGACCGGACATATACTAGTGGCCCAAGAAAAGTGCTGGATAGACCCCTCATTCACTAGTACCCACAAAAAAGCGTTGGAATAGGCCCAAAGAACGTGGATCACTAAACAATATTGTgtaattatattatattatacgTTATACATTTTCTAATATTCTTCAATACAATTATTTAGCGATTCTCAATAAGACAAAACTATTTTAACAATCGAAGCCGTTGATTTTGTTGTGCTTATTGATTAAGTCATTAGCGTAAAAATTTGACTCGAACAAGTTTAGAAAGCTCCTTGATTGGGACacaatttgttttttggatgaTAGTTATCGTTCGATCAAATGTGTAACGATACCCGATCAACTTCATATTCTTGATAGGATTGAAAAATTGCgtaatatgtaaaagatagacagtTCAGATCGAAAAATAAAGACTCCGGTGGGGTCGGGTCTTACAATCTAATACTTTAATAACTAGGGATGCATCAAATGTTGCCCAATCAGATGGTCGCCAATATTTGGTGATCTCCGATTTTTGTGACAACGACGGAATGAGtgagacgtgaaatcctaacggtttGGATCGACCACTGTACAAATTGAGTTGGTAACGACCTTTAAATTCTATATATTCAATGTAACTGTTAACAAACTAAGTTTTGTGCTTTACTTGAACATATGATAGCCATTCGATCGTGACACGATTACAAcgatccaaaccgttgattttgttttccttgttgattaTATCATTATCGTAAAAATCTGTCTCGATCGGGtttcgaaagcttctttatTGAGACACAATTTCATTAAGTTAATGAGTTTTTTTGTTAAATCAAGTGTGTAGCAATGCCTGATTTACTTCGTTTTGGGTACGAATGATGCACTCCAAGATATGTAAAAGATGGACGATTCTGATCggaaaaaaaactcaagtaGGGTCAGGTATTGCAATCTAATACTATAATGTCTCGGGATGAATTAAATGTGGTCCAATCAGGCGGTCACCGATATCAGATGATCTTCGATTTTGGTGATAATGATGGAATCAGTGAGACGTGAAATTCTAATGGTTCAGATCGAtcattaccaaaatataattgactaattaattttagaatttgTTCGTACTATGCGATATGAGGATGCTTAATTATTTGACTAATTCCCAAAATAATTTAAATCCCAACGCTCTCGAAACAAATGGCGCTGAAacgaaaatctcaaaaccctTGAGCTGAAACGAAATCCCCAAAatgaaaatctcaaaacccGCTGAAACGAAATCCTCCAAAATGAAATTCCGATATCCCTAGCAATTagtcggctctctctctctctctctctctctctctcatgtcgACGCAAGGGTTAGGGTTTGCTGCTGTTCGAGCTGAGAcagcttctctctcttctctatctcGACGCACCACCGGTCCACCATCGACGACCACCCCAACACtgccccaccaccaccgacgcATTACCACCAcgatctcctctcttctctctcctccatctcacACACTGTCCACTCATCGCATCACCACAGACAAGCAACCCCAAACCCGTCCCTACCACCACCGACGGGCAACCCTAAACCAGACCCTACCACCACCGACGCACCCCaccatctcttctctctcacaggtatctctctcacttccctctcCACTAATCTACATTTAATTCTTTCACTAATGTGCACACAcgagaaaattagggttttttcttcttttttttttcaaatttcataaaATTGGGATTTTTAATTTGGGTTTTTTATTCTGATAGTAGTGGTTGTGAACCTATTGAATAACTTTTGGTGGTCGATTCtgttatttaaaatatttcGATTCTTCTGGCTGTCGATTTGTTGATGGTAGTTGTTGTAGATGTTATCGTTTCTTTTGGTTGGAGACATGTCATCTTAACGAGTTAACCTTCTGTTTCttactctctcactctctcaactGGAAAGGCATTTACACAGTTTGTTAATTGTGAAGCAATTGAATAGAATAGTCTGAGAATAAATGAACTAAATGCTCTAAGCAAATATTAATAGGCCATCCAGTGATATTAATGATGCTAGGCGTGCATcctcagcagcagcaacaaataTTGTAAAAGCATACGGTTTCTGCACAAGGGAAGCTACCTTTGTTGAAATGCATTGCTGGCTGTTTGAAATTGGGTGTTGTGTTTATAGTGCATATTAAAAATCTCTTTGCTTATTGTAGCTTTGTTTGAAATTGTTATGATTTTTGGCAATGGAGTCCTGACACCCATAGGTGTGGTATGGAAATTCTCTACAGTTAGTGCTAGAGCTTTACTGAAATAGCGAGCACCAATGTTAGGCACTTACCTAttagcttttgtttttttttaaatgtttggAAAAAGCATTCAATTTTGTATTTCAATGAAGATATAGCCTTCAATTTCTAGCCtcttttttgaaagaaactaagaaattttgttaatttgtgtTAGTCTCCCTATGAAGTTTGGTATTATTTTCTTATTGTTTGATATACATCTCTCGTCCTTATCTATTGTACTTGATTCTCTTCAGTTAGTCTATTGTGTTCCTTTCTTTTGTGTTGAATGCTCGTggtctctttttttcccctaataCAACAATATAATTGCTCGAACGTTTTTGGCTTGTTGCTCGTCAATTGGAATGCGTAGTTTTACTTTGCAAGGCTTTTTTGTAGCAGTTTGATCTAGAAGAGCTTCCGAGTAAGCCGGTTGAGAAGGAAGCAAGTTATGGTCATTAGTCCCATACACTAGCTGTATACACGGTTTTTCTCTAGACTCTTCTTCTACACTGCTGTACAGTCCATTGAAAGAACAAACATGTTAAAAtcttgaaggaaaaaaagattaataaaaaagattaGACCACTATTTATACCAATGGTTAAATCAACATTTACAAAAACTCAATGCTATGATGCTCATGTAAGTTCTAAAAGCAGAGAATGTGAGAGATTTATTTGTTGTTGAATAGGAAAAGATAACTCGTGGTAAGAGACGGTTGTAATGGCCCCTTTGATCAGGCTTCTCCACACGCACATCAAAAATCATCGCACGCAAGTCATGAGACTCATGATATTGAATGTTCTAATGGAGGTACATTCTTACACTGTACATGAACTAAATTTACTTAGTTGGAAATGTGTGCTACAATCTATAAACTTCTTATGTCATTTTCATAtaaacttagttttttttttattattcaaaatCTTGCCCAACAAGGCTACACAGGAGGAACTACCTCATTAGCTAAAACAGAAGCAACAAAAGAAGGGGGATTAGCCACCCAATTAACAGGAAAGACACTGGAATTAGAAAAATGGCTTGAATTTCCTTATTTGAAATCACCAACCTTAACTTATCCTTGTTCCATGCTCCTCTATCCTTGTCAATAGCATCAGCCACCCACTCAATATCACACCCATCAGGTTTAGGAGACATCAACTTGAACCCAAGAAGAGAAGGAACCCATTTATCTTCCCAAAATCTAATACCCTTCCCACTCTGAACCTGCCTCCTCAAAGCTTTCATCAAAGTGTCCCTACCATGTAGCAAGCTCAACCAAACCCAGGAAACCCTACTACCCCTTGCAGCTTCTAAGAAAGAGGAATTTGGAAAATATAACTTAGTTGGAAATAACTTTTTGGGTCTTACTGTCATTTAGTGTTTGTATGAAAAGAATGGCAGTCAAGTCTCAGAAAATTTTGAGCAGTCTGCATCTATGTAGGCTATAGTACGGACACGGATACGAATATAGACACGGATACAGGACacgaaaattctaaaaaaataggaacatggacacggcgggggacacgccatgtGTTCCCGacgtgtcccctatcaaaaatataaaacttatcggacacgccacgtggtgtgtccaaTACGTATTTGGACATGTCCCCGTCGTAACCATTCGGAATGCATACTGATATGACGATGGTCTCCGTCCGTAACCATTCTGCTGAGAGCATACCTATTTCCAATGTCTTAAGGTGGGGAAAATGCCAAGACTACTTGATTTTTCTGGGTGAAACTGCCCTTGGTGATGGATTCCGGGCCTTTCTGTATTTTCTTGGTCTAGCATATTGTTTCGTTGGATTATCAGCTATAACTGCGTGGTTCTTCCGATCTATGGAAACTGTTGTTAAGCATAGTCGGAATGATCCTTTGACAAATAGCGAGGTTGTTAGACTAGAAAAGGCGTGGaattacacaattgccgacACCACTCTGTTGGCGTTTGAACTAGCTTCCCCCAAATCTCTCTGGCTACCATTGATGCCATACGAAACCTTGGGAACTTGTATGCTGGAGGTTTGTTATTTCATTCTTGCTCTCGCTTTATTGATTTGATAGTCAAGCATAGAGATGAATTTTGCTTGTCTGCTTGGTGTAAAATTGGAAACATGTGCTTGAGTTGTTGTACTACTTGTGATTGCCATTGTGCTTATGTTATCTCTAGGGCAGCTGAGTTTTCTATTGTCCTCAAACTTAAATAGCAgtagtgtaatgatgatattaaTCTGTCCAATTGTTTTTGTTACTTCACTTGTAATATTGAAGCATAGTTAGTGAAGATTTGAAATGATTAAACCACTTACTATCTTTTATTGATGCAAAACTACTTGTCTACATGTCATGGTCATGTAATCATGTTAGCTTGGTTCTTATTCTTCGTCAATTACATTGCAGGTAATAGGACAGTCTAGTTAAAAGCGTAATTTCAACCCGTCATTTTGAAAGCTCTTTCGGGAAGATGTTAAGGATGGTATCGTCGACTTATGATTAGTTTTCTATTCCATGTAGTTTAGGCAATACGCATACTTGTTGGGTTGTGATATTTTGGCAGAGTTAAGAACATTTCATGTACTTTTGAATGTTGACATGTTATGGAACATACCTTCTACTTGTGGTATTTCCTATGGATTATTTGTTTTTCCAATGAAGAACGAATTATTTTGCTTTTCGATATTTTTGAGTTCTTAGGAAAAGTTAGTGATTAGATATGTGGCGAAAGTGGTTAATATCTATTTTATTAGGGCTACTTGAATGtgtagtaattatttttttgaaaaaaaaatgaacctaCATCAGCGTTTTTTAGTGCTGGTAAAAGtttatgaaaacataaataaattaGAGCTACACCAACGTTTTTGGCGTTGGTAAAAGTGTGTCTATACCAATGGCCAAAAGCGCTGGGAAACAAAGTGATGGCACAAATAAAGCTATACTAGCGCTTGTTGCAAGCGTTGGTACAGAGCTATACCGACGGTCGACCACCAACGCTTTATCCAAGCGTTAGTATAGGACACACAGGTctatacactacaagaaaaagcaGTATTGCCATCGCTTTGAAAAAGGTGGCTAAAAGTTCAATCTCGTTGGCATAGAATTTTACCTACAAAATTTGTTGCGTCGCTAAGGCGTGGCCAAAGGTGCGTCGACATTAGTTTTTGCCAGCGAGAAGTCCACACGTGGGTAAATGAATGTGCTTTAGCAACTACTTTCAGCGTTGGCAAAAGGTCCAAGCTGCATTGGTAATTGTTGTGTGTTGGcaaaagtcaagaaaaataGGGACAACATTTTACTTTTGCCAACACAAGGAGAAACTTTAGCGACGACTTTCTTCGTGGGCAAAGGACAAGCTTTACCAACGCAAATTGCACGTTGGCAAGAGCACCATTTGCATaaattataattttgtttttttttcctgtactaGTTTTGCCGATGACTAAAATGTGT
The sequence above is a segment of the Rhododendron vialii isolate Sample 1 chromosome 13a, ASM3025357v1 genome. Coding sequences within it:
- the LOC131313300 gene encoding uncharacterized protein LOC131313300 — translated: MSTQGLGFAAVRAETASLSSLSRRTTGPPSTTTPTLPHHHRRITTTISSLLSPPSHTLSTHRITTDKQPQTRPYHHRRATLNQTLPPPTHPTISSLSQASPHAHQKSSHASHETHDIECSNGGNRTV